The nucleotide sequence GGTGCCGGCTTGGCCTTGGCCTCGACGGCCGTGAATCGTGCGCCGCGGCGAATCACGAAGTCCACCTCGACGTCGCCCGGTCCGAGCGGTGCCCAGTAGCTCACCTCATCGAAGCGATGCCCAAGCCCGAAGTCGGGGTCGCCGTACGCGCGCAGCAGCATCGCCACCCAGCCCTCGAAGAGCGGCCCCCGTTCGAGCGCCGTGGGTGGATGGCGCTCGCGCCGCACGGCACGCACCACCCCGGGGTCGACCCAGTACAGCTTCGGGTGCTGACGCTCCTTCACGCGAAGCCTCGCCTCGAACCCCGGCACGAGCCACGCCAGGTGCGTATCGGCGAGAATGTCGAGGTAGCCGGCAATGGTGGTGCGAGCCACGCCCGCATCGCGGGCCAGCCCCGCGATGTTCAGCACCTGACCGTGGAAGAGCGCCGCCACCGGCAGGAACCGCGCGAACCCGGGCAGGTTGCGCACGAGCGCCTCNNNNNNNNNNNNNNNNNNNNNNNNNNNNNNNNNNNNNNNNNNNNNNNNNNNNNNNNNNNNNNNNNNNNNNNNNNNNNNNNNNNNNNNNNNNNNNNNNNNNAGGAAGAAGCTCTGGCGTGCCGGGGTCAGCAGGCGCTGATAGGGCTGCAGTGTCACCATGTCGTCATTTTTACCGGATTTATGACGACATGGCAACTCGCCTCGCCTCAGTAGCCTTCGGCGTGCCCCAGCCGCCGCGGGTCGGTCGCCCCACGGAGCTTCCCTGTCTGCAGGTCGCGCCATACGATCTGCATCGATCCGGTGTTCCAGTTGTACGGCCCGAGATCGCGCACCTGGATGCCCCGTCCTCTCAGCCCGGCGCGCACTTCGTCCGAGATGCGGCTTTCGATCTCCAGGACCGGCAGATTGCCGAAATCGCGCGACGGGCCGCGGTCGCGGTAAGCCCAGAACCGCGGCGCGTCGGCCGCGCGATCGGGCGACAAGCCGAAGTCGAGGACGTTCAGCAACGTCACCGTGACGGGCATGGCGGGGAGGCCGGGCGAACCAATCGACAGCCACGGCTTGCCGTCCTTCAGCACGAACGTCGCCGCGATGGCCGTGTGCGTGCGGCGGCCGGGGCCGGTCGTCTGCGCCCAGCGACCGCTGCCGATAACGCGCACGCCGTCGATGAACATATCGGGCGCGCCGCCGTGCATCGTGTGCAGGTAGCTGATCCAGTTGCCCTCGGCGTCGACGATGACGTTGTGGTTGCTGTCGTCGTGATAGGGATTGATGGGGTCGTCCAGGGCCGCCTCGGCCCCCACGGCGGCCGTCGTGGTCGCCGGCGCGAGGCTCACCTTCGGCATCGTCTGGCGAATCACTTCGGCGCCGAGCCGGCCGTAGTCCTTCGACAGCCAGATCGAGGTCGGCACGTGCTGGCCGCGCGGATCGCCCATCGAGTATCGCACCTCGTTCTCGACGCGCCCGAAGGTGCGCGCGATGATCTCGAGCGTGTCGAGCGACTCCGCGTAGTGCCCCGACCGGGCGAGGTCGAACTGCTCGAGGATCGTGAGGTTGTAGCCGAGCATCGATCCGCCAGCCACCGGCGGCGGCTCGGTGACGATCTCGTGGCCGCGATAGGTGAAGCGCAGCGGCTCGAGCCACATCACCTCGTACTCCTTCAGGTCGTCGAGCGTGACGCGGCCGCCGCGCTTGCCGGCCTCGGCCACGAACTTCTGCGCCCACTCGCCCGAGTGCATGTACTCGGGCCCTTCCTGGGCCAGGCGCCGCAGGGTCGTCGCGAGCGCGGGCATCTTCCAGGTGCCGCCGACCGGCACGAGGTGCCCGTCGGGCATGAAGACCTCGCGCGCGGCCGGGTTCCCGCGGATCCACTCGCTCCCCGCCCAGTCGGCGTAGTTGCTCGCGAACATGAACGAGGTCATGACGAAGCCCTGCTCGGCCGTCTCGATGGCGGGGCCGAAGTAGCTCGCCCACGGCCGGGTGCCCCACCGCTCGCGCAGCTGGTCGAGCGCGCGCACCTTGCCGGCAATCGCCACCTTCATCGCATCGCCCTGGCCGCCCGGGCGGTCGCTGCGCGGCCGTTCCGCGTAGGCGTTGAACGCGTGGAAGCGGCCCGTCTTCGCCTCGTAGTAGATGCCGGTCATCGAGCCGAAGAGCGAGGTCTGGTGGAAGTCGATGACGCACTGGACGAGCGTGGCCGCGATGGCCGCGTCGACGGCGTTGCCGCCGTCGCGCAGCACGTCGAGGGCGGCCTTCGTCGCGGCGGGCAGCTGCGTGCTCACCATGACCCGGTCGCCCTCGGCGACGGCCTTCGGCCCCTGATTGAGCAGCGGATGGCGCGGGTCGGTGAGCTGGGGAGTGACCGGGCCCTGGGAGGACGCCGTCAGCGTCGAGACCAGCAGGGCCGCGAGGGTGAGTGACGGGAGTGCGAGCACGCGTCGTGTGGGCATGGCCCAAGGTAGCCCGCGTCCCCCGGACCGTCAAGGAAGATTGACCCTTCGGTTGAATTTCCTGCTGACTCGGCGGTCGAATCCTGTAACATACGGGTCCAAGCAGACAGCGTGAGAGGGGCCGGGTGCCGCAGCCGGCGAGCGCGGCACGGCGGGCCCGCGAGAAAGGACCCGATGTTCGACACTGCC is from Acidobacteriota bacterium and encodes:
- a CDS encoding DUF4143 domain-containing protein, with the protein product EALVRNLPGFARFLPVAALFHGQVLNIAGLARDAGVARTTIAGYLDILADTHLAWLVPGFEARLRVKERQHPKLYWVDPGVVRAVRRERHPPTALERGPLFEGWVAMLLRAYGDPDFGLGHRFDEVSYWAPLGPGDVEVDFVIRRGARFTAVEAKAKPAPGARDLKGLRAIAGLDGLERRVLVFTGERPFRTDDGIEGLPVDAFVGELEQGRI
- a CDS encoding gamma-glutamyltransferase; this encodes MPTRRVLALPSLTLAALLVSTLTASSQGPVTPQLTDPRHPLLNQGPKAVAEGDRVMVSTQLPAATKAALDVLRDGGNAVDAAIAATLVQCVIDFHQTSLFGSMTGIYYEAKTGRFHAFNAYAERPRSDRPGGQGDAMKVAIAGKVRALDQLRERWGTRPWASYFGPAIETAEQGFVMTSFMFASNYADWAGSEWIRGNPAAREVFMPDGHLVPVGGTWKMPALATTLRRLAQEGPEYMHSGEWAQKFVAEAGKRGGRVTLDDLKEYEVMWLEPLRFTYRGHEIVTEPPPVAGGSMLGYNLTILEQFDLARSGHYAESLDTLEIIARTFGRVENEVRYSMGDPRGQHVPTSIWLSKDYGRLGAEVIRQTMPKVSLAPATTTAAVGAEAALDDPINPYHDDSNHNVIVDAEGNWISYLHTMHGGAPDMFIDGVRVIGSGRWAQTTGPGRRTHTAIAATFVLKDGKPWLSIGSPGLPAMPVTVTLLNVLDFGLSPDRAADAPRFWAYRDRGPSRDFGNLPVLEIESRISDEVRAGLRGRGIQVRDLGPYNWNTGSMQIVWRDLQTGKLRGATDPRRLGHAEGY